In a single window of the Plasmodium cynomolgi strain B DNA, chromosome 6, whole genome shotgun sequence genome:
- a CDS encoding hypothetical protein (putative), protein MLSRILRWNRNSCCLSFVPMRAPAKKKNVQEKKKKESAEDKDKLSETRYLPYIPPAYVADTVSFFKDKNKVDNLLSLIFGPQNATDSYEDRVEYQKRFELYQFLKQREEEKYERHLLKMKEKIFKAIENLPEELYDESIQSGELFDHKEIQFGLKYENDIVKGLSNYRQKLLHVYKILLYLRFPFYLVKKKKPMLFYISESKAVSRQKQINAQRKKLKKK, encoded by the exons ATTCTTCGATGGAACAGAAATTCTTGCTGCTTGTCTTTTGTGCCCATGAGGGCCCcagcgaagaagaagaacgtacaggagaagaagaagaaggagtc GGCTGAAGACAAAGATAAACTGTCCGAAACGAGGTACCTGCCGTATATTCCGCCCGCCTACGTTGCGGACACGGTATCCTTTTTCAAGGACAAAAACAAGGTGGACAATCTGCTGTCCCTAATTTTTGGCCCCCAAAATGCGACGGACTCGTACGAAGACAGAGTCGAGTACCAGAAGAGGTTCGAGTTGTACCAATTTTTGAAGCAG agggaggaagaaaagtaCGAAAGGCATTTactaaaaatgaaagaaaaaatattcaaggCAATAGAAAATTTACCGGAGGAATTATACGACGAGAGTATCCAAAGTGGTGAACTGTTTGATCATAAAGAAATTCAGTTTGGTCTCAAGTACGAAAATGATATAGTAAAAGGTTTGAGTAACTACAGGCAGAAGTTGCTGCATGTGTACAAGATCCTGCTTTATTTGCggttccctttttacttggttaaaaaaaaaaaacccatgTTGTTTTATATAAGTGAAAGTAAGGCGGTCAGTCGACAAAAGCAAATTAATgcacaaaggaaaaaattaaaaaagaagtag
- a CDS encoding hypothetical protein (putative), which yields MLPKNKLSDICTAITLEKAKENLTNEYKLGNEKNRSKEKHTQLLDEEKGGEISPRDENSDEEEIRKWREKRLTQLKKKQELKKDGVYLEISEKDFIPTVLKNSNVVCHFYDNSFKRCDILHVHLIKLANIHLATKFIKVEAKNCLFFMNKLNIKILPSLCLFIDGVLIKTCVGFEDFGNKDSFKTKDLEEYLFRKKLITNMEYSDGDEEEA from the exons ATGCTTCCGAAAAATAAGCTGTCTGATATATGCACGGCCATTACGCTG GAAAAGGCCAAAGAAAACTTAACGAATGAATACAAACtgggaaatgaaaaaaatcgaagCAAAGAGAAGCATACACAGTTGctggatgaagaaaagggaggGGAAATCTCCCCCCGAG ACGAAAACAGCGACGAGGAGGAAATCCGGAAATGGAGGGAGAAGCGACTTACGCAACTTAAA AAAAAACAGGAGTTGAAGAAAGACGGCGTTTACCTCGAAATAAGTGAAAAGGACTTCATACCCACCGTCCTTAAAAACAGCAACGTG GTTTGCCACTTTTACGACAACTCGTTCAAGCGCTGCGACATTTTACACGTCCATTTGATCAAGCTGGCCAACATACACCTTGCCACGAAATTTATCAA AGTGGAAGCCAAAAattgtctattttttatgaacaaattaaacataaaaattttgcccAGCTTATGTTTATTCATCGACGGAGTTCTCATAAAAACCTGCGTTGGATTTGAAGACTTTGGAA ATAAGGACTCGTTCAAAACGAAAGACCTGGAGGAGTACTTGTTCAGGAAGAAGCTCATCACCAATATG GAATACAGCGACggcgatgaagaagaagcttaA
- a CDS encoding acetyl-CoA transporter (putative) — MTKTVHDKTDANVLKERKQKHGAVKDGGSYCKDEEKVKVKVPTKGHDFYNIIFLLLLYTIQGVPIGVSSVVPLIIQDKVSYSQLSILSLVSIPFSLKLLWAPLVDSVYHKKIGRRKSWIIPLQLICSFSMICCGKYVSVWLGERGNITNLYFLATFFFVLFFLMATQDIAVDGWALTMLSEENKGLASTCNILGQNIGYCVSQLSFLTLNNKNICFYIFRKYIQCMHSMFNQSSHYRHLHESMDVIYPSFQPFVDMNIFLKFWGVFILALTILTCFKKEMMEDNGKEKNDGEVKSALVKKGNQHPSEAKHPNEAKHPSEAKHPSEAKHPSEAKHPNESSNEFANSKDTYKNLYQLLFLPPMKIFIFIFLLNRFPFASVEVGTNFKMLKKGITKEEFAIFNPFFIPISIISSAIIGKIIKNIKPLSIYYYGYLLRYLSNIILSTLLPLTEYIYSNKSELPQVYLYSYYLYIFVAQVFNHFCIDLMTVSSMSFQNIISDPEIGGTYMTFLNTVNNMGSHWSTIFLWLLDYTDRTVCYGGLVLFLAKWPLQFATHTYTQYTWNYLPKICLLFLSGKCLLIDGYYTQMVFSFIIGILINKYITKCITKLQVGLTNN, encoded by the exons ATGACCAAAACTGTACATGACAAAACTGACGCGAATGTATTAAAAGagaggaagcaaaaacaTGGCGCAGTAAAAGATGGAGGGAGTTACTGTAAGGATGAGGAGAAAGTGAAGGTGAAAGTGCCCACCAAGGGCCACGACTTTTacaacattatttttttactgttgCTATATACTATACAAG GCGTCCCAATCGGTGTCTCGTCCGTGGTCCCCCTAATAATTCAAGACAAAGTGAGCTACTCCCAGTTGAGCATTTTGTCCCTAGTTAGTATACCCTTCAG CTTAAAACTGCTGTGGGCCCCGCTTGTCGATTCTGTGTACCATAAAAAAATcgggaggaggaaaagttGGATAATCCCGCTTCAG CTAATTTGCAGCTTTTCGATGATTTGCTGTGGGAAATACGTGAGCGTGTGGTTAGGGGAAAGGGGCAACATCACGAATCTGTACTTCCTGGCGACCTTCTTCTTCGTGCTGTTCTTTTTGATGGCTACCCAGGATATAGCAGTCGATGGCTGGGCGCTGACCATGTTATCCGAGGAGAACAAAGG GCTAGCCTCCACCTGCAACATCCTCGGACAGAACATCGGCTACTGCGTCTCACAGTTGTCCTTCCTGACGTTAAACAACAAGAACATCtgcttttacatttttaggAAGTACATACAATGCATGCACTCCATGTTTAACCAGTCTAGTCACTATAGGCATTTGCACGAAAGCATGGACGTGATATACCCATCCTTTCAACCCTTTGTTGATATgaatatctttttaaaattttggggAGTATTCATTCTGGCGCTGACCATATTGacttgttttaaaaaagaaatgatggAAGATAatgggaaggagaagaatgaTGGCGAGGTGAAAAGTGCGCTCGTCAAAAAGGGCAACCAGCACCCCAGTGAAGCAAAACACCCCAATGAAGCAAAACACCCCAGTGAAGCAAAACACCCCAGTGAAGCAAAACACCCCAGTGAAGCAAAACACCCCAACGAAAGCTCAAACGAGTTCGCCAACTCAAAGGATACGTATAAAAACTTGTACCAATTGCTGTTCCTACCACCgatgaaaatattcatttttatattcctccTGAACCGCTTCCCATTTGCCTCCGTGGAGGTTGGAACCAACTTcaaaatgttgaaaaaagGCATCACCAAAGAAGAGTTTGCGATCTTCAAtccatttttcattcctaTATCAATCATATCATCAGCCataataggaaaaataattaaaaatataaaacccCTTAGTATATACTACTACGGTTACTTACTAAGATACCTTTCtaacataattttgtccACCTTGTTACCCCTGACGGAGTATATATATTCGAATAAGTCGGAGCTCCCGCAAGTTTACTTGTATTCGTACTACCTGTACATTTTCGTGGCGCAGgtttttaaccatttttgtATCGACCTCATGACTGTGTCATCG ATGAGCTTCCAGAATATAATTTCAGACCCCGAAATTGGTGGAACCTACATGACCTTCCTAAACACCGTTAACAACATGGGATCACAC tGGTCAACCATATTTCTGTGGCTACTGGATTATACCGACAGAACAGTGTGCTACGGAG GGCTTGTATTATTCCTTGCGAAGTGGCCCCTCCAATTTgctacacacacatacacacagtACACATGGAATTACTTACCCAAAATTTGTCTCCTTTTCCTATCAGGGAAATGCCTGCTGATTGATGGTTACTACACACAAATGGTGTTTTCTTTCATCATCGGGATACTCATAAACAAGTACATCACAAAGTGCATCACGAAGCTCCAGGTGGGTTTAACCAACAACTGA
- a CDS encoding hypothetical protein (putative) has product MIVLLWRKKNKCQLIPIKNNQPEKLWVSVITKGTVTTSNNNANAQNVGEKVDPSGTKKNTLSSSKELKPESASQQVIKKAADQSGKPEKQKKKGKGKEKDKEKEMESISNNVYPANSSAKDTNLSISNNADYKSSDHLSKVRSKGEDHPHGEEPRHSKGAQLSYGKDGKDESMPSIRSNNKSSFVEVDANKAHSFVDQHTKLEKEKYASESNTVSKKEASSAKKISETKLDTDDKKKKKKKRNDQDVVSAPINDSNISTRVKTPSGSPVHEMKRGKGSKLSSNNNSSLNLTYSAEKLVSDDLTQSEGYDGKERTSIPIYMPNLALMGNNTMNNKIFFGSINITGNQIENIDVMPDSKPEHIRNNSGGNGGSGHSGHGGAYGDPSGRLGTHGGGFHNQGSTSYSHGVSSYNTHGSNYNSGGNNNTTNNNSSNKMMHTENRKKNNLRKNYGMDSASMGMNNDHVGSGHHNHNRSSTMHHKENDNRDYDHNNNDFRGSKEREFKHFDFKSRNHKREDNNDMLNENKHKSIFSSSNNKHSPHMHTKSQNLYLPKMTTTTSSSSSAVAAATAAVSSSSSNNHHHHIHNNSGNVNVNSGNHNAKHLLNSSSSVFMNQSPRTNGSQDNSSSALMTGKGSKYVQSALKSKNYDHDGDDSGSIQLNQISQKFLHGGVGAAGANSNGNTSGNSNGNTGGNASANGVNSVNGGNNNNVASSSTSTSANIGASNTGATSTSMSNKNTNTDVSNISLMNMGMNNLSNNNMYNSYNSPPGLANQFNYSFTNLSYPYNNMHYNGYSTQTLVPQYGLINNHYTKNNSMHNNNFNYNMNYDNFDESNLYGHNNNMHMNNYVNYMNVNVKKNQLNNLDDDNLSNSGEVSISGSLQQPQNLPHENQSNSNQNSPSVNNNSNNNGNGNGNGNSNSNNNNNSNSNGSSNACLDGTTNNGINNLSLNNINVNSSVNPNLTMSCTTSATSELKNKQQISKNMSDMQLQQQSISSLKQNQTQQSKSGTSLNTTQQQHTSNQHSQGKHAGQQHQQNLLNSNNNSSINQYTQNQINTNNSQNTASSTSSSLTRKVETNNLNSGTQNNQNNQNNQNHFLNKQLYHNSNYYNVNSNNNYNIPPGFNMTQEKEQNNNYLSNNVSSTNANTSVAAYRNNWNNINEKNLNHYSLNYNYNRSTKNNFNYTSNLNYSSSNGYNGTRDNTNNFFNYNSFNYGLQTPPGLQNYYQNTQYQQQNSYSNRNYNYTGYNNNLSMWSKSREIEKNDNPRPED; this is encoded by the exons ATGATAGTACTTttgtggaggaagaaaaacaaatgtcAATTAATCCCAATTAAGAATAATCAACCAGAAAAACTGTGGGTATCAGTTATCACTAAAGGTACTGTTACCACGAGTAATAACAATGCGAATGCTCAGAATGTCGGTGAAAAGGTGGATCCTTCCGGCACGAAGAAAAACACCCTCAGCAGTTCCAAAGAATTGAAGCCAGAATCGGCCTCGCAGCAGGTCATCAAGAAGGCAGCCGATCAGAGTGGCAAGCctgaaaagcaaaagaaaaagggaaagggaaaagagaaggataaagaaaaggaaatggAAAGCATTTCCAATAATGTGTATCCAGCTAATAGCAGTGCAAAGGATACCAACCTAAGTATAAGCAATAACGCAGACTACAAAAGTAGCGACCATTTGAGCAAAGTTCGCTCCAAAGGTGAAGACCATCCTCATGGTGAAGAACCGCGCCATAGCAAAGGAGCCCAGTTAAGTTACGGCAAGGATGGAAAAGATGAATCCATGCCTAGCATCAGAAGTAACAACAAATCGTCGTTTGTCGAGGTGGACGCGAACAAAGCACATTCATTTGTAGATCAACATACCAAactggagaaggaaaaatacgCAAGCGAAAGCAACACCGTAAGCAAGAAAGAAGCCAGTAGTGCCAAAAAAATCAGCGAAACAAAGCTAGACACGGAtgataagaaaaagaaaaagaagaaaaggaatgATCAGGATGTGGTCTCCGCCCCCATTAATGACAGTAACATTTCCACAAGGGTGAAAACCCCTTCAGGTTCCCCAGTGCACGAGATGAAAAGAGGTAAGGGTAGCAAACTGAGCAGCAACAATAATAGCAGCCTGAACTTAACATACAGTGCGGAGAAACTGGTGTCAGACGATTTGACCCAATCGGAGGGCTACGACggaaaggaaagaacaaGCATTCCGATTTACATGCCGAACTTGGCACTCATGGGGAACAACACTAtgaacaacaaaattttcttcggAAGTATAAATATTACTGGCAATCAAATCGAAAACATTGACGTGATGCCAGATAGCAAACCGGAGCACATCAGGAATAACAGCGGCGGTAACGGCGGTAGCGGTCACAGCGGGCATGGCGGTGCGTACGGCGACCCGAGCGGTCGTTTGGGCACCCACGGCGGTGGCTTCCACAACCAAGGCAGCACCAGCTACAGCCACGGCGTAAGTAGCTACAACACGCATGGAAGCAACTACAACAGCGGAGGAAATAATAACACTACTAATAACAATAGTAGCAACAAAATGATGCACACagaaaacaggaaaaaaaataacctcaGGAAGAATTATGGCATGGATTCTGCTTCCATGGGTATGAATAACGACCACGTAGGTAGCGGTCATCACAACCACAACCGATCCTCTACCATGCATCACAAGGAAAACGACAATAGAGACTACGACCACAACAATAATGACTTTAGAGGATCAAAGGAGAGAGAATTTAAACACTTCGATTTTAAAAGCAGAAATCACAAAAGAGAAGATAACAACGATATGCTTAATGAGAATAAACACAAGTCAATATTTTCATCTTCCAACAATAAGCATTCCCCCCATATGCATACTAAATCGCAGAATTTGTACTTACCCAAAATGACAACGACAACGTCTTCGTCCTCCTCTGCCGTGGCTGCAGCGACAGCAGCGGTGTCATCTTCATCGTCAAACAACCATCACCACCATATACATAACAATAGTGGTAATGTCAATGTGAATAGTGGAAATCATAATGCGAAACACCTGTTGAACAGCTCCTCATCAGTTTTCATGAACCAATCCCCGAGAACGAATGGATCGCAGGATAACTCCTCCTCCGCCTTGATGACTGGAAAGGGTAGCAAGTATGTGCAGAGCGCACTGAAGAGCAAGAACTACGACCATGACGGGGATGACTCCGGTTCGATACAGCTGAATCAAATTTCGCAGAAGTTTTTGCACGGCGGCGTTGGGGCGGCGGGCGCAAACAGCAACGGTAATACCAGCGGCAACAGCAACGGCAACACCGGCGGCAATGCCAGTGCAAACGGAGTAAACAGCGTAAACGGCGGAAACAACAACAACGTGGCCAGCTCCAGCACCAGCACCAGCGCAAACATCGGGGCAAGCAACACAGGCGCCACCAGCACTAGCATGTCGAACAAAAACACCAACACAGACGTGAGCAACATCAGTTTAATGAACATGGGAATGAACAACCTGAGCAACAATAACATGTACAATTCGTATAACTCCCCCCCAGGGTTAGCCAACCAGTTTAATTACTCATTCACCAACCTCTCCTACCCATACAATAATATGCACTACAATGGCTACTCAACACAGACGTTGGTACCGCAGTATGGACTTATCAACAACCACTACACAAAAAACAACAGCATGCACAACAATAACTTTAACTACAATATGAATTACGATAATTTTGATGAGAGCAATTTGTATGGACACAACaataatatgcatatgaATAACTACGTCAATTACATGAACGtaaatgtaaagaaaaatcaactaaataatttggaCGACGATAATTTGAGTAATTCTGGCGAGGTGTCCATATCAGGGTCGCTGCAGCAACCGCAGAACCTACCGCATGAAAATCAAAGTAATTCGAATCAAAACTCGCCCAGCGTGAATAATAACAGTAACAACAATGGCAACGGAAATGGAAACGGGAACTCcaacagcaacaacaacaacaataGCAACAGCAACGGTAGCAGTAACGCCTGCCTAGACGGAACGACCAACAATGGAATTAACAACCTATCCCTGAACAATATTAACGTGAATAGTAGTGTTAACCCTAACCTAACCATGTCGTGCACAACGAGTGCCACGAGCGAGTTAAAGAATAAACAACAGATAAGTAAAAACATGAGCGACATGCAACTGCAGCAACAGTCCATCTCATCCCTGAAACAGAATCAGACCCAGCAAAGTAAAAGTGGCACCAGTTTGAACACCACCCAGCAGCAACACACGTCCAATCAACATAGCCAGGGTAAACACGCAGGACAACAGCACCAGCAAAATTTGCTAAACAGTAATAATAACAGCTCCATAAACCAGTACACACAAAACCAGATCAACACAAATAATTCTCAAAACACTGCCtcttctacttcttcctccctcaCGAGAAAAGTAGAAACCAACAATCTCAACAGTGGAACCCAAAACAAccaaaataatcaaaataatcaaaatcACTTCTTAAACAAACAGCTGTACCATAATAGCAACTACTATAATGTTAACTCAAACAATAATTATAACATCCCTCCCGGTTTTAACATGACCCAGGAGAAGGAACAGAACAACAACTACCTGAGTAATAACGTGTCGTCCACCAATGCCAACACGAGTGTGGCGGCCTACCGAAACAACTGGAACAATATTAacgagaaaaatttaaaccaCTACAGTTTGAACTACAATTATAATAGGAGCACCAAGAACAACTTTAACTACACCAGCAACTT GAACTacagcagcagcaacggATACAACGGGACGCGAGACAACACGAACAACTTCTTCAACTACAACAGCTTCAACTACGGTCTGCAGACCCCACCCGGCCTGCAGAATTACTACCAAAATACACAGTACCAGCAGCAGAACAGCTACTCCAACCGCAACTACAATTACACAGGGTACAACAACAACCTGTCCATGTGGAGTAAGTCGCGCGAA ATAGAGAAGAATGATAACCCACGGCCCGAGGATTGA